A single genomic interval of Helianthus annuus cultivar XRQ/B chromosome 6, HanXRQr2.0-SUNRISE, whole genome shotgun sequence harbors:
- the LOC110944385 gene encoding uncharacterized protein LOC110944385: MIATPVLVGNPIAEWGVEGVIWAIHRNARSWNDIPVKKSLSGPWKNIISIRQLLLHADIDLKNAVSAVWANGKNIQFWLDSWADPLPLYVKFPDLFKVDSNKQCLVEDRVGFSDAGPLFIWAWVRASLDVNECHQLQQLESLIESLAVNVGVDRWCWKYDANGSFNVASIKKILSSVNRDSQARAFEWNNWVPKKVAIVAWRADMERLPTKCALSARNIPVQDQFCVLCGEYEETSEHLFAACHFAQSIWLNIADWCRIPPIITFGFEDLLSLHEISPGSSKKRKIIHAVVLVAVWSIWKLRNEIVFRNGVPNTTKTLDEIKSMAYLWIKNRAKMVSMSWEEWGRFSLTGL; this comes from the coding sequence GGGGTAATTTGGGCAATTCACCGCAATGCCAGAAGTTGGAATGACATCCCGGTTAAGAAGTCGTTGTCCGGGCCATGGAAGAACATTATAAGTATTAGGCAGCTCCTTTTACATGCAGATATTGATCTAAAAAATGCGGTTTCAGCGGTTTGGGCGAATGGGAAAAACATTCAATTCTGGCTGGATAGTTGGGCAGACCCGTTGCCGTTGTATGTTAAGTTCCCGGATTTATTCAAGGTTGATAGTAATAAACAGTGCTTGGTGGAGGATCGGGTGGGCTTCAGCGATGCGGGTCCGTTGTTCATATGGGCTTGGGTTCGGGCCTCTCTTGATGTTAACGAGTGTCATCAACTACAACAGTTGGAAAGTTTGATTGAGTCTTTAGCCGTGAACGTGGGGGTGGATAGATGGTGCTGGAAGTACGATGCAAATGGAAGCTTTAATGTGGCAAGTATCAAGAAGATCTTGAGTTCGGTAAACCGAGACAGCCAAGCGCGAGCATTCGAGTGGAATAACTGGGTTCCGAAGAAGGTTGCTATAGTGGCGTGGAGGGCTGATATGGAGAGGCTTCCTACTAAGTGTGCACTCTCGGCCCGGAACATTCCGGTACAAGACCAGTTCTGTGTGTTATGTGGGGAGTACGAGGAGACAAGTGAACATCTTTTTGCAGCGTGTCACTTCGCGCAGTCGATATGGCTGAACATCGCAGATTGGTGCAGAATACCGCCAATAATAACATTCGGTTTTGAAGATCTACTTAGTTTGCACGAGATTAGTCCCGGCTCATCAAAGAAACGAAAGATTATACATGCTGTTGTATTGGTGGCGGTTTGGAGTATTTGGAAATTGAGAAATGAGATAGTCTTCAGAAATGGTGTCCCAAACACTACAAAGACTCTAGACGAGATAAAGTCGATGGCGTACCTTTGGATCAAGAATCGTGCAAAGATGGTATCGATGTCATGGGAGGAATGGGGCAGATTTAGTTTAACTGGTTTGTGA